Proteins from one Triticum aestivum cultivar Chinese Spring chromosome 7A, IWGSC CS RefSeq v2.1, whole genome shotgun sequence genomic window:
- the LOC123151235 gene encoding uncharacterized protein, with translation MGLDVAEISELAALRPIQTVVSGARATAVPEADDGTAAADTGCVTPKANGARSATSGGADDDDAAADTGCVTPKASGSMAMLPIAPLQQDDSVNISFTTPQATGGVIRPLDGCRAGATAGDEGSFTTPTTADSALVPATVCPPAPRNSAPAPTRKRAPLQQRLFFYPVPSDLTTVFVAVPQCSPPAKKMRAHVVESSVPLGT, from the coding sequence atgggcctcgacgtcgcggAAATCTCCGAATTGGCGGCGCTCCGGCCGATCCAGACGGTCGTTAGTGGCGCCCGGGCTACCGCTGTGCCGGAGGCGGACGATGGCACTGCCGCTGCTGACACCGGCTGCGTCACACCCAAGGCGAACGGCGCCCGATCGGCCACATCAGGGGGAGCGGACGACGACGACGCAGCCGCCGACACCGGCTGCGTCACACCCAAGGCAAGCGGCTCCATGGCCATGCTACCCATTGCGCCACTGCAGCAAGACGACAGCGTCAACATCAGCTTCACCACGCCGCAGGCCACGGGTGGAGTAATAAGGCCGCTAGACGGCTGCAGAGCGGGGGCCACTGCCGGCGACGAGGGCAGCTTCACCACGCCAACGACGGCCGACAGCGCGCTGGTGCCGGCCACGGTGTGCCCGCCCGCTCCGCGGAactcggcgccggcgccgacgagGAAGCGCGCGCCGCTACAGCAGCGGCTCTTCTTCTACCCTGTGCCGAGCGACCTGACCACCGTCTTCGTCGCCGTGCCGCAGTGCTCGCCGCCTGCCAAGAAGATGCGCGCGCACGTGGTGGAATCTTCCGTGCCTCTAGGCACATGA
- the LOC123154767 gene encoding uncharacterized protein — MHCGYCKGAGHNRSGCSKLKAVVLREEEDQHEQTGDFGSDAHEHGRTDNVESDQPDHGRTENVATQQLESHSRRGRKRKPTDNMREQIEQMREQAKKKKSKMVIDENGDVDFPIILTHIQNKTLRPDLDPTQVKDSMIHILSHEGTAQGIPVTRIHQIPEESAFVVEHRANIAARGRGVRGAAASAQTPGRGRGAGRGAGSEQAQGRGRGAGRASASAQAPVRGRGAGRGTASAQTQVRVRGTRGRRGTRNKKTKTKGLKWLLLGEGSSRTRHVPADEE; from the exons ATGCACTGTGGCTATTGCAAAGGAGCTGGTCATAACAGAAGTGGTTGCTCAAAGTTGAAAGCTGTTGTACTAAGAGAAGaggaagatcaacatgagcagACTGGGGACTTTGGAAGTGATGCACATGAGCATGGCAGAACAGATAATGTTGAAAGTGATCAACCTGATCATGGCAGAACAGAAAATGTTGCAACTCAGCAGCTAGAATCACATAGTAGGAGGGGAAGGAAGAGAAAGCCCACTGACAACATGAGGGAACAAATAGAGCAAATGAGGGAGCAAGCTAAGAAAAAAAAGTCAAAGATGGTTATTGATGAAAATGGAGATGTTGACTTCCCTATAATTCTAACT CACATTCAGAACAAAACTTTGAGGCCAGATCTTGACCCAACACAGGTTAAAGACAGCATGATACATATTTTATCACATGAG GGAACAGCACAAGGAATTCCTGTTACTAGGATACACCAAATTCCTGAGGAAAGTGCATTTGTAGTTGAGCACAGGGCCAACATAGCAGCTAGAGGAAGAGGAGTTAGAGGAGCTGCTGCTTCTGCACAAACAccaggcagaggaagaggagctggAAGAGGTGCTGGTTCTGAACAAGCACaaggcagaggaagaggagctggAAGAGCTAGTGCTTCTGCACAAGCACCAGTCAGAGGAAGAGGAGCTGGAAGAGGTACTGCTTCTGCACAAACACAAGTCAGAGTGAgaggaacaagaggaagaagaggaacaagaaacaagaaaacaaaaacaaagggacTGAAGTGGCTGCTACTTGGAGAAGGGTCTAGCAGAACCAGACATGTTCCAGCAGATGAAGAATGA